Proteins from a genomic interval of Coleofasciculus sp. FACHB-T130:
- a CDS encoding FHA domain-containing protein yields the protein MITLTLLHPIQSIPVQNWTFEPESVVIRIGRSTENDVILYSAVVSRHHVEIRRSGSDWEVVSLGANGTYLDGKRIDQVPVVDGMIIRLASSGPQIQIRIGSAETKARLNTVTGKQSVTRKSEEKSRDRETFIDARSLEPDEKNQPNVKLVAALENLGKSKKLP from the coding sequence GTGATTACCCTGACCCTGCTGCATCCTATCCAATCTATACCAGTTCAGAATTGGACTTTTGAACCCGAATCAGTAGTAATTCGGATTGGACGGTCAACCGAGAATGATGTCATTCTTTACAGTGCGGTTGTTTCTCGACACCACGTCGAGATTCGGCGTAGTGGTTCCGATTGGGAAGTTGTTAGTTTAGGTGCCAACGGCACCTATCTCGATGGAAAACGCATCGACCAAGTGCCGGTGGTCGATGGGATGATTATTCGCCTCGCCAGCTCCGGCCCCCAAATTCAAATTCGGATTGGCTCGGCAGAAACTAAGGCAAGGCTAAATACGGTTACAGGTAAGCAATCGGTCACTCGAAAGTCTGAAGAGAAATCCAGAGATAGAGAGACTTTCATAGATGCCCGTTCGCTTGAACCAGATGAAAAGAATCAACCAAACGTGAAGCTGGTTGCTGCTTTGGAAAATCTTGGTAAATCTAAAAAATTACCCTAG
- a CDS encoding DUF3007 family protein, with the protein MRRIDIIGIGIGVFAAGGIVYLLLLVAGLDSLEAGIWSQVFLVGGLVGWLLTYLFRVGTKRMTYNQQLKDYEEAVLQKRLEELTPEELAQLQAEIERENKLKK; encoded by the coding sequence ATGCGACGAATTGACATCATTGGAATTGGCATCGGCGTCTTTGCCGCCGGTGGAATTGTGTATTTGCTGTTGCTGGTGGCTGGGCTAGATAGCCTGGAAGCGGGGATTTGGAGTCAAGTTTTCCTAGTGGGCGGGTTGGTTGGCTGGCTGCTGACCTACCTGTTCCGAGTCGGAACGAAACGGATGACCTATAACCAGCAGCTCAAAGACTATGAAGAAGCCGTTTTACAAAAGCGACTGGAAGAATTGACGCCAGAAGAACTGGCTCAGCTGCAAGCTGAAATCGAACGGGAAAACAAATTAAAAAAATAG
- a CDS encoding methyl-accepting chemotaxis protein has product MFKSLSLQSRLIGSFLLMGLIVLVVALVGWSGATRLGDHINTLGNNTLPSVTGLWKINEGQTQIQSSERALLNTFLKTENRQFELNRIKNAKAQIDEGFKQYESVSQTADEKKLYQKFLGDWKRWQQDHERFLGIYQQFAKLGVLDPANRLAELVSQERQTSPEFARAKAADALLDELSELAANEELNSFNTATESVLAVVEYNQNFGEAAQKVAETDVAQTSFWVFVGMILGPLTAIIFGVFFSITIAKPLGAKISGIVNTIVTSSSEIAATVEQQERTAAQQAASVNQTTITMDELGASSQQSAEQAEAAATGSRQVLSLTEGGSQAVGRTLEEMALLKDRVGAIASQILRLSEQTNQIGNISGLVSDLANQTNMLALNAAVEAVRAGEHGKGFAVVAAEIRKLAEQSKKSAGKINVLVSDIQNAINVTVMVTDEGTKTVEAGVKTAQGTAQAFTGVADAIENIAINSQQISLSAKQQAIAIQQVVDAMSSLNVAAKENASGITQTKIGIQRLNEAALNLKSVV; this is encoded by the coding sequence ATGTTTAAAAGTTTATCTTTACAATCTCGATTAATCGGCTCATTTTTACTAATGGGTCTAATTGTATTAGTGGTTGCTCTCGTAGGTTGGAGCGGAGCTACTCGGCTGGGCGACCATATTAATACACTGGGGAATAATACTTTGCCTAGCGTAACTGGATTGTGGAAAATCAATGAAGGACAGACCCAAATCCAGTCATCGGAACGAGCGCTACTCAATACATTTTTGAAAACCGAAAATCGCCAGTTTGAATTGAATAGAATTAAAAATGCTAAAGCGCAGATTGATGAAGGGTTTAAACAATATGAGTCAGTTTCACAGACTGCCGACGAAAAAAAGCTCTATCAAAAATTTCTTGGGGACTGGAAAAGGTGGCAGCAAGACCATGAAAGATTCCTGGGTATTTATCAACAATTTGCCAAACTGGGCGTCTTAGATCCTGCGAATCGGCTGGCTGAGCTTGTAAGTCAGGAGAGGCAGACTTCACCAGAATTTGCACGGGCAAAAGCGGCGGATGCCCTGCTGGACGAACTTAGCGAACTGGCAGCAAATGAAGAACTAAACTCATTTAACACAGCCACAGAATCGGTGCTAGCAGTTGTGGAATACAACCAGAACTTTGGGGAAGCAGCCCAGAAGGTAGCAGAAACAGATGTGGCTCAAACCTCTTTTTGGGTGTTTGTTGGGATGATTCTTGGCCCCCTGACTGCGATTATTTTTGGTGTTTTCTTCAGCATCACGATTGCTAAGCCGCTCGGTGCCAAAATATCTGGCATTGTCAACACGATTGTCACTTCTTCATCAGAAATCGCTGCCACGGTAGAGCAACAAGAACGCACGGCAGCTCAACAAGCGGCGTCTGTAAATCAAACCACGATCACGATGGATGAGTTGGGTGCTTCATCCCAGCAATCAGCAGAGCAAGCCGAGGCAGCAGCAACTGGATCGCGGCAAGTGCTGTCGCTGACGGAGGGTGGAAGCCAAGCCGTCGGGCGAACTTTGGAGGAAATGGCACTGCTCAAGGATAGAGTGGGAGCGATCGCTTCTCAAATTCTCCGTCTATCCGAGCAAACGAATCAAATCGGTAATATCTCTGGCTTGGTGAGTGACTTAGCCAACCAAACGAATATGCTGGCACTGAATGCAGCCGTTGAAGCTGTTCGAGCAGGCGAACACGGCAAAGGCTTTGCGGTGGTGGCGGCAGAAATTCGCAAACTGGCAGAACAAAGTAAGAAATCTGCCGGAAAGATTAACGTCCTGGTTAGCGATATTCAAAACGCGATCAATGTCACGGTGATGGTGACGGATGAAGGGACGAAAACGGTGGAAGCTGGGGTGAAAACTGCTCAGGGCACAGCACAAGCATTCACCGGCGTGGCTGATGCCATCGAAAATATCGCCATAAACAGTCAACAAATTTCGCTTTCTGCCAAACAACAAGCGATCGCGATTCAACAAGTCGTTGATGCAATGAGCAGCCTTAATGTCGCAGCTAAAGAAAATGCCAGTGGCATTACTCAAACTAAAATCGGCATCCAAAGATTGAATGAAGCGGCTCTGAACCTCAAGTCAGTGGTGTAG
- the trpA gene encoding tryptophan synthase subunit alpha produces MTSISECFESLARRSECALIPFITAGDPDLETTAKALKVLDAAGADMIELGVPYSDPLADGPTIQAAATRALQRGTRLEQVIEMVSGVSKEVRSPIVLFTYYNPILNRGIETFFKQIANAGVRGLVVPDLPLEESSNLLETAASMGIDVILLVAPTSSPERIEAIARQSQGFIYLVSVTGVTGMRSGLDSRVQDILKQIRSVTDKPIGIGFGISEPEHARQVKDWGADAAIVGSALVKRLAEGTPEQGLDAIAEFCRSLKTAITT; encoded by the coding sequence ATGACTTCAATTTCCGAGTGCTTTGAGTCTCTCGCGCGTCGCTCTGAATGTGCCTTAATTCCCTTTATCACAGCGGGAGATCCGGATCTGGAGACCACGGCTAAGGCGTTAAAAGTTCTTGATGCCGCCGGTGCTGACATGATTGAACTGGGCGTTCCCTATTCAGATCCGTTGGCAGATGGACCTACGATTCAAGCTGCCGCGACTCGCGCCTTGCAACGGGGAACCCGCTTGGAACAGGTAATAGAGATGGTATCCGGGGTTAGCAAAGAGGTGCGATCGCCTATCGTCCTATTTACCTACTACAACCCGATTCTAAACCGAGGCATTGAAACGTTCTTCAAGCAGATTGCGAATGCTGGGGTGCGGGGATTGGTCGTGCCAGATTTGCCATTGGAGGAGTCTTCCAACCTGCTGGAAACTGCTGCCAGTATGGGAATTGATGTAATTTTATTGGTCGCGCCTACCAGTTCTCCAGAGCGAATAGAAGCGATCGCGCGTCAGTCTCAGGGATTCATTTACTTGGTGAGTGTCACTGGCGTAACGGGAATGCGCTCTGGACTGGACTCGCGGGTGCAAGATATCCTCAAGCAGATCCGAAGCGTTACGGATAAGCCCATTGGCATTGGGTTTGGCATCTCCGAGCCAGAACACGCCCGTCAGGTGAAAGACTGGGGGGCAGATGCTGCAATTGTCGGGAGTGCCTTGGTGAAACGTTTGGCAGAAGGAACACCCGAACAGGGACTCGATGCGATCGCTGAGTTTTGCCGGAGTTTGAAAACGGCGATTACAACCTAA
- the ndhL gene encoding NAD(P)H-quinone oxidoreductase subunit L, translating into MMVAILYLVLSGAYLVVIPFALYAYLQQRWYVASSFERSFMYFLVFFFFPGLLLLSPFLNFRPKRRQVQS; encoded by the coding sequence ATGATGGTTGCGATATTGTATCTAGTTTTGAGTGGAGCCTACCTGGTAGTGATTCCCTTCGCCCTGTATGCCTACCTGCAACAGCGTTGGTATGTGGCTAGCTCCTTTGAACGGAGTTTCATGTATTTCCTGGTTTTCTTTTTCTTCCCAGGTTTGTTGCTCCTCAGCCCATTTTTGAATTTTCGACCCAAGCGGCGGCAAGTTCAGAGTTAA
- the cheB gene encoding chemotaxis-specific protein-glutamate methyltransferase CheB, whose translation MPIRVLLVDDSAIAMAVLKRILSSSPEIEVVGMAQTGREALALIPSCSPQVICTDLHMPQMDGLEFISEVMATYPRPILVISTSVQEEDKQNVFRLLEAGAVDIFPKPRGGAGSDYELVKQELIGKIKILSGVSVFTQYRKKPVLDFKFSTINSPSKIPHQKSKIVAIGASTGGPQALYNILIHLPANFPLPVICIQHISEGFLQGMVDWLGLECRLPVKIARAGEIPKAGTIYFPPERLHLELDTQGRFCHSAAPPVGGHRPSVTVTFKSVASFYGQGAVGILLTGMGRDGAEGMEAIARAGGITIAQDEKSCVVFGMPKEAIALGAAQYVLPVTEIAPMLLAKIRGGD comes from the coding sequence ATGCCAATTCGAGTTTTATTAGTAGACGATTCTGCGATTGCAATGGCAGTGCTGAAACGGATTCTGTCATCCTCACCAGAAATTGAAGTGGTGGGAATGGCTCAAACGGGTCGGGAAGCATTGGCATTGATTCCTTCTTGTTCGCCACAGGTGATTTGCACAGACCTACATATGCCACAGATGGACGGTCTGGAATTTATCTCTGAGGTTATGGCAACTTATCCTCGTCCGATTCTGGTGATTAGCACTTCGGTACAGGAAGAGGATAAGCAAAATGTTTTCCGGCTTTTAGAGGCGGGGGCAGTGGATATTTTTCCCAAGCCTCGTGGTGGTGCGGGATCGGATTATGAGTTAGTAAAACAGGAGTTAATCGGCAAGATTAAAATCCTGTCTGGCGTGAGTGTCTTTACCCAGTATCGGAAGAAGCCAGTTTTGGATTTTAAATTTTCGACGATAAATTCCCCATCTAAAATCCCCCATCAAAAATCCAAAATCGTGGCAATTGGCGCGTCTACTGGAGGGCCGCAAGCTTTATACAACATTCTTATCCATCTGCCAGCGAATTTCCCCCTCCCAGTGATTTGTATTCAACACATCAGCGAGGGGTTTTTGCAGGGAATGGTGGATTGGTTAGGGTTGGAATGTCGTTTGCCCGTCAAAATTGCCCGTGCTGGGGAAATACCAAAAGCGGGAACGATTTATTTTCCACCGGAACGGCTGCATTTAGAATTGGATACTCAAGGCAGATTTTGTCATTCTGCCGCCCCGCCAGTGGGGGGACATCGCCCCTCTGTCACGGTTACTTTTAAGTCGGTGGCGAGTTTCTACGGTCAAGGAGCGGTGGGGATATTGTTGACTGGGATGGGTAGAGACGGTGCGGAAGGGATGGAAGCGATCGCTCGTGCCGGTGGCATTACCATTGCCCAAGATGAGAAAAGCTGTGTGGTGTTTGGAATGCCAAAAGAAGCGATCGCCCTCGGTGCAGCACAGTATGTTTTGCCCGTCACCGAGATCGCGCCCATGTTACTCGCCAAAATCAGGGGTGGCGATTAG
- a CDS encoding hybrid sensor histidine kinase/response regulator, translated as MIEDDELRDLFKIASEEHLQKLDDGLLHLEKYPNDEARLEELLREAHSLKGDARMLGVRDVETLTHQLEHILGGVKRGETQLVSAICDRLYQGLDAIRKLVCEAVTGEPTGINTFLVLAHMMGAEFTTPANQNNQNYLDQEGVQPEHEEAVQPEHEEAIEQETLSPDITSELPETSANIEVLQTTFLQTPASLTPVEVGVKPAPDAPNSKDSPPNFSHNGSQHPNSPPVALGEPYRIETIRVETRNLDALLTQAGELTVTKIRIAHRLAEIEEIVTLWEESSRLSVQKTSALSLHKEKITGDRQAVSFTASPQNGRRDPISTAPLGGHSYSMNGGSQPLQDFDERLGVLINQLRDAIYEDTARLDTIAGDLEEGIRTLRLLPLSTIFQLFPRMVRDLARQQNKEVNLVIEGGETKADKRILEEMKDPLMHILRNCVDHGIETPAEREAQGKPRTATIQIKSYQTATNIAIAIKDDGQGLDIEKIKQTALKRGLCREEELAAMTPAQIHSLIFAPGFSTRTFVTEVSGRGVGLDVVRTNVERLKGSIEVESTPGKGCTLRLCLGTTLATAPVLIVEVSGKAYALPVEFVQTMRLISQNQIFTIEGRETIVVNGHPVSVARLADLLEFPVASSNGQRTTSTDLEQLPCIILKVGDDQLGLFVDGWVDQQDVVLKSQSKLLKRVRNVVGATILGTGEVCMILNPSDLIKSVRKRNPLGKSFAPITEETRKPVILLTEDSIAIRTQEKRILEGAGYEVVTAVDGLDGFNKLKTRSFDAVISDVQMPNLDGLGFAAKIRQNKEYNEIPIILVTSLASDEDKRRGAEAGANAYITKGTFNQEILLETLRRLV; from the coding sequence ATGATAGAAGACGACGAACTCCGAGATTTATTCAAAATTGCCAGCGAAGAACATTTGCAGAAACTTGATGATGGGTTGCTGCATTTAGAAAAGTACCCCAACGACGAAGCTCGACTAGAAGAATTATTGCGGGAAGCCCACAGTCTCAAAGGTGATGCTCGAATGCTGGGCGTGCGCGATGTGGAAACTCTCACCCATCAGCTGGAACATATTTTGGGAGGTGTCAAACGTGGCGAGACACAACTGGTATCTGCAATATGCGATCGCCTCTATCAAGGCTTAGATGCCATTCGCAAACTGGTCTGCGAAGCCGTCACCGGGGAACCCACAGGTATCAACACCTTTCTCGTCCTCGCCCACATGATGGGAGCTGAATTTACAACTCCAGCGAATCAGAATAATCAGAATTATTTAGACCAAGAAGGCGTTCAGCCAGAACATGAGGAAGCAGTTCAGCCAGAACATGAGGAAGCAATTGAGCAAGAAACCCTTTCCCCGGATATAACTTCCGAACTGCCCGAAACATCCGCCAACATAGAAGTATTACAGACAACATTTCTCCAAACACCCGCATCCCTCACACCAGTGGAGGTGGGTGTCAAACCTGCCCCTGATGCTCCCAACAGTAAGGACAGTCCACCCAACTTTTCGCACAACGGCTCTCAACACCCAAACTCCCCCCCCGTTGCCCTCGGCGAACCCTACCGCATTGAAACGATTCGCGTCGAAACCCGCAATCTTGATGCATTGCTGACCCAAGCAGGCGAACTCACCGTTACCAAAATCCGCATTGCCCATCGACTCGCTGAAATTGAGGAAATCGTGACGCTATGGGAGGAGTCGAGCCGTCTAAGCGTGCAGAAAACTTCAGCCCTGAGCCTACACAAAGAAAAGATAACAGGTGACAGGCAAGCGGTAAGTTTCACTGCTTCCCCTCAGAACGGGCGGAGAGACCCCATCTCTACAGCGCCGTTGGGGGGACACTCCTACAGTATGAACGGGGGAAGCCAGCCTCTACAGGACTTCGATGAGCGCCTGGGAGTTCTGATCAACCAGTTAAGAGATGCCATCTATGAAGATACCGCCAGACTGGACACCATTGCCGGTGACTTGGAAGAAGGCATTCGCACTCTCCGCCTGTTGCCCCTATCCACCATTTTTCAGTTATTTCCCCGGATGGTACGGGATTTAGCCAGACAGCAAAATAAAGAAGTCAATCTGGTCATTGAAGGCGGCGAAACCAAAGCGGACAAGCGCATCTTGGAAGAAATGAAAGACCCCTTGATGCATATCCTTCGCAACTGCGTCGATCATGGTATTGAGACACCAGCAGAGCGGGAAGCGCAGGGAAAGCCGCGTACCGCTACTATTCAGATCAAAAGCTACCAAACTGCCACAAATATTGCGATCGCCATTAAGGATGATGGGCAAGGATTAGACATCGAAAAGATTAAGCAGACAGCTCTCAAACGCGGACTCTGCCGGGAAGAAGAACTTGCAGCCATGACACCGGCTCAAATTCACTCGTTGATTTTTGCCCCTGGTTTCTCAACGCGGACTTTTGTGACCGAGGTTTCAGGCAGAGGCGTAGGGTTAGACGTGGTTCGCACCAATGTAGAACGTCTCAAAGGCAGCATTGAGGTTGAATCAACACCTGGAAAAGGCTGCACGCTTCGGCTCTGTTTAGGCACGACCCTGGCAACCGCGCCGGTACTGATTGTGGAAGTGAGCGGAAAAGCTTACGCCCTTCCAGTGGAGTTTGTGCAAACAATGCGGTTGATTTCCCAGAATCAAATTTTTACGATTGAAGGCAGAGAAACCATCGTTGTGAATGGACACCCGGTTTCCGTCGCGCGACTGGCAGATTTGCTGGAATTTCCAGTCGCCAGTAGCAACGGACAACGAACGACTTCTACCGATTTAGAACAACTGCCCTGCATTATTTTGAAAGTGGGAGATGACCAACTGGGACTATTCGTTGATGGCTGGGTAGATCAACAGGATGTGGTACTCAAATCTCAAAGTAAATTACTTAAGCGAGTTCGCAATGTAGTTGGCGCAACTATCCTCGGTACCGGGGAAGTTTGCATGATTCTAAATCCTTCAGATTTAATTAAATCTGTGCGAAAACGAAACCCGCTTGGAAAATCGTTTGCACCCATTACAGAAGAGACCAGAAAACCCGTAATCTTGTTGACAGAAGATTCCATTGCCATTCGCACTCAAGAAAAACGCATTCTGGAAGGTGCGGGTTATGAAGTGGTAACAGCAGTGGACGGATTGGACGGTTTCAACAAACTTAAAACTCGTTCTTTTGATGCAGTGATTTCCGATGTGCAAATGCCGAATTTGGACGGTCTGGGTTTTGCTGCAAAGATTCGCCAGAATAAGGAATATAATGAAATTCCAATCATTCTGGTGACATCTCTGGCTTCAGATGAAGATAAACGCAGAGGTGCAGAAGCTGGTGCGAATGCTTACATTACCAAAGGCACTTTTAACCAAGAAATATTATTAGAAACCTTAAGAAGACTTGTGTAG